From a single Nitrospirota bacterium genomic region:
- a CDS encoding branched-chain amino acid ABC transporter permease has product MKKALPLIVAGLLAILPLLGLSSYWMHILILVIMWSVIGMAWNLLGGYCGQVSFGHAAFFGVGAYTAGILYNKLGISGWWGLPISIFVVTIFALVIGYICLRLKGPFFALGTLAMGVILRVMAENLTTITEGDLGIMIRERTWIEKTWYFYVILVIALLSFFLVKKVIESKLGYYFVAIREDQDAAESLGINTTLYKTIALSLSAVITGLAGAFYTNYMGYIDPKIVFALHDISIVTIMVVMVGGVATYWGPFVGAIIMVFLAEIIRTIPKLGAAHHTFFGILLIVIIIFLPNGVVGDWPKLKRFLRIGRAG; this is encoded by the coding sequence ATGAAAAAGGCGCTTCCTCTGATCGTTGCCGGGCTCCTCGCAATCCTTCCTCTGCTCGGGTTGAGCTCATACTGGATGCATATCCTGATCCTCGTGATCATGTGGTCAGTCATCGGCATGGCATGGAACCTCCTTGGCGGGTACTGCGGTCAGGTATCATTCGGTCATGCTGCCTTCTTTGGCGTGGGTGCATACACAGCCGGAATCCTCTATAACAAGCTTGGCATATCCGGGTGGTGGGGACTGCCGATCAGCATCTTCGTTGTCACGATCTTCGCCCTTGTCATCGGGTACATATGTTTAAGGCTGAAAGGCCCTTTCTTTGCGCTCGGCACGCTGGCCATGGGTGTTATCCTGAGGGTCATGGCAGAGAATCTTACGACTATTACCGAAGGCGATCTTGGCATCATGATCAGAGAAAGAACCTGGATCGAGAAGACCTGGTATTTCTATGTCATTCTTGTCATTGCATTGCTGAGTTTCTTCCTCGTGAAAAAGGTCATCGAATCCAAACTTGGCTATTACTTTGTGGCGATCCGGGAAGACCAGGATGCTGCTGAATCCCTCGGCATTAACACAACGCTTTATAAGACAATTGCGCTCAGCCTGAGTGCTGTGATCACCGGGCTTGCAGGCGCCTTTTATACAAACTATATGGGATACATTGATCCCAAGATCGTTTTTGCGCTGCATGACATCTCGATCGTAACGATCATGGTGGTTATGGTCGGAGGAGTGGCAACATACTGGGGACCCTTTGTCGGTGCGATCATCATGGTCTTTCTTGCCGAGATCATCCGGACCATTCCCAAGCTCGGTGCTGCGCATCATACCTTCTTCGGCATCCTCTTAATTGTGATTATTATTTTCCTGCCTAACGGCGTGGTCGGGGACTGGCCCAAGCTGAAGAGGTTCCTCAGGATCGGGAGGGCCGGCTGA